A single Lolium perenne isolate Kyuss_39 chromosome 6, Kyuss_2.0, whole genome shotgun sequence DNA region contains:
- the LOC127307157 gene encoding bidirectional sugar transporter SWEET4 — protein sequence MVSADTIRTVIGIIGNGTALVLFLSPVPTFYRIWKKKTVEQYSAVPYLATLLNCMMWVLYGLPLVHPHSMLVITINGTGMAIELTYIALFLAYSAGADRRRVLLILVAEVAFVGAVAALVLSLAHTHDGRSMVVGILCVVFGTGMYAAPLSVMKMVIQTKSVEYMPLFLSLASLVNGVFWTAYALIKFDIYITIPNGLGVLFAVGQVVLYAIYYKSTQQILEARKRKADQIPMTEVVVDGKNGNGRY from the exons ATGGTGTCAGCGGACACCATCCGCACGGTGATCGGGATCATAG GCAATGGAACCGCCCTGGTGCTCTTTCTATCCCCAGT GCCGACCTTCTACCGCATCTGGAAGAAGAAGACGGTGGAGCAGTACTCCGCGGTGCCGTACCTGGCGACGCTGCTCAACTGCATGATGTGGGTGCTCTACGGCCTGCCGCTGGTGCACCCGCACAGCATGCTCGTCATCACCATCAACGGCACCGGCATGGCCATCGAGCTCACCTACATCGCGCTCTTCCTCGCCTACTCCGCCGGCGCCGACCGACGCAGGGTGCTCCTCATCCTCGTCGCCGAGGTCGCCTTCGTCGGCGCAGTCGCCGCGCTCGTCCTCAGCCTCGCCCACACCCACGACGGCAGGTCCATGGTCGTCGGCATCCTCTGCGTCGTCTTCGGCACCGGCATGTACGCCGCGCCGCTCTCCGTCATG AAAATGGTGATCCAGACCAAGAGCGTGGAGTACATGCCCCTGTTCCTGTCCCTGGCGTCCCTGGTGAATGGCGTCTTCTGGACCGCCTACGCCCTCATCAAGTTCGACATCTACATCACA ATCCCCAACGGGCTGGGCGTTCTCTTCGCCGTGGGGCAGGTGGTCCTCTACGCCATCTACTACAAGTCGACGCAGCAAATCCTCGAGGCCCGCAAGCGCAAGGCCGATCAGATCCCCATGACCGAGGTCGTCGTCGACGGCAAGAACGGCAACGGCCGCTACTAG